The following are from one region of the Shinella sp. PSBB067 genome:
- a CDS encoding glycine--tRNA ligase subunit alpha — protein sequence MTPAALPDHMNPTRSFQGLILTLHDYWADKGCAVLQPYDMEVGAGTFHPATTLRALGPKPWRAAYVQPSRRPSDGRYGENPNRLQHYYQYQVILKPNPSNLQELYLGSLAAIGLDPLLHDVRFVEDDWESPTLGAWGLGWECWCDGMEVSQFTYFQQVCGIECAPVAGELTYGLERLAMYVQGVDNVYDLNFNGREGDEKITYGDVFLQAEQEYSRHNFEYADTAMLHRHFIDAEKECQALLAAGAPGDTNALHKCVLPAYDQCIKASHIFNLLNARGVISVTERERYIARVRVLARECGEAFLLTDAGGANWAKDAA from the coding sequence ATGACCCCTGCCGCCCTGCCTGACCACATGAACCCGACCCGCTCCTTCCAGGGGCTGATCCTGACGCTGCACGACTACTGGGCGGACAAGGGCTGCGCGGTCCTCCAGCCCTACGACATGGAGGTGGGCGCCGGCACGTTCCATCCGGCAACGACCCTGCGCGCCCTCGGCCCGAAGCCCTGGCGCGCCGCCTATGTGCAGCCCTCGCGCCGCCCCTCGGACGGCCGCTACGGCGAGAACCCGAACCGCCTCCAGCACTATTACCAGTACCAGGTCATCCTGAAGCCCAACCCGTCGAACCTCCAGGAACTCTATCTCGGCTCGCTCGCCGCCATCGGCCTCGATCCGCTGCTGCATGATGTGCGCTTCGTCGAGGACGACTGGGAAAGCCCGACGCTCGGCGCCTGGGGCCTCGGCTGGGAATGCTGGTGCGACGGCATGGAGGTCTCGCAGTTCACCTATTTCCAGCAGGTCTGCGGCATCGAATGCGCGCCCGTGGCGGGCGAGCTGACCTACGGCCTCGAACGCCTCGCCATGTATGTGCAGGGCGTCGACAATGTCTACGACCTCAACTTCAACGGCCGCGAGGGCGACGAGAAGATCACCTATGGCGACGTCTTCCTGCAGGCCGAGCAGGAATATTCCCGCCATAACTTCGAATATGCCGACACGGCCATGCTGCACCGGCACTTCATCGATGCGGAAAAGGAGTGCCAGGCGCTTCTTGCGGCCGGTGCGCCGGGCGACACCAACGCGCTGCACAAATGCGTGCTGCCCGCCTACGACCAGTGCATCAAGGCCTCGCATATCTTCAACCTGCTGAATGCACGCGGCGTCATCTCCGTGACGGAGCGCGAGCGCTACATCGCGCGCGTCCGCGTGCTGGCCAGGGAATGCGGCGAGGCCTTCCTGCTGACGGATGCGGGCGGCGCGAACTGGGCGAAGGACGCGGCCTGA
- a CDS encoding LemA family protein gives MIGLAIAAVVVIYAIVIYNGLVRARQVKEEAWSGIDVQLKRRADLIPNLLETVKGYAAHEKETLEKVVELRNRAQAVPAGDVAGRAEAEGMLSQALGRLFALAEAYPDLKANQNFAELQQTLETIEGEIQMSRRYYNGAARDLNVKVESFPSNLLASLFKFAKAPYFEIDNPADRAVPTVKF, from the coding sequence ATGATCGGTCTGGCAATCGCCGCAGTGGTCGTCATCTATGCCATCGTCATCTACAACGGCCTCGTGCGGGCACGGCAGGTGAAGGAGGAGGCCTGGTCGGGCATCGACGTGCAGTTGAAGCGCCGCGCCGACCTGATCCCCAACCTCCTCGAAACCGTGAAGGGCTACGCCGCGCACGAGAAGGAGACGCTGGAGAAGGTCGTCGAGCTGCGCAACCGGGCGCAGGCGGTGCCCGCCGGCGACGTTGCCGGCCGCGCTGAGGCCGAGGGCATGCTGAGCCAGGCGCTCGGCCGCCTCTTCGCCCTTGCCGAGGCCTATCCGGACCTCAAAGCCAACCAGAACTTCGCCGAGCTGCAGCAGACGCTGGAGACCATCGAGGGCGAGATCCAGATGTCGCGGCGCTACTACAACGGCGCGGCGCGCGATCTCAACGTCAAGGTCGAGAGCTTCCCGTCGAACCTCCTCGCCAGCCTCTTCAAGTTCGCAAAGGCGCCCTATTTCGAGATCGACAACCCGGCGGACCGGGCCGTGCCCACGGTCAAGTTCTGA
- a CDS encoding DUF2207 domain-containing protein — protein MTRIAAFLALWLCLLAGGAARAEEYFDSYHSDIAVARNGTLTVTETMRVHAEGDRIRRGIYRDFPLTFTDADGREKEVGFRILGVERDGRPEPYHTESIRRGVRIFFGSSDTRLEPGFHDYRLTYETTRQIRFFDTHDELFWNVTGTEWAFPIRRASATVTMPPGVSASELTYFTGPFGATDRNARAENRGERALFETTRPLGPQEGLTIGVKMPAGSIDKPTAAEERALFFKDNRDLFLALGGFVVVLFYYLWAWRAVGRDPPRGVVVPRWDAPEGISPALVNYIDGKGFGGHGWTAVSAAFLSLAVKGLVELGDLRNSITVTRTDKPVPARLPTGEATLLAALPAAGSAFVIEKSNGRSVQKLGADFRDAMEKEHRLKYYHANWPQVILGIVLSLACLAALLVFGSLPEEGAVLVILPVFASVFVSVFAVGLGQNLRQAKTLGARIFAVALIAFVGFVLLTVFGGIALAVFASMEAAGQLPLFAAVGGIVVTNLVFFFLMGAPTPLGRKMMDGIDGLRQYLTLAESDRMNMAGAPEMSPRHYETLLPYAVALGVEKPWSQAFDRWLLTAAAAGAAAAYQPAWYHGDGFSSGSFSDRMGGFAGSMAGTMRSSLPDPPKSSSSGFSSGGGSSGGGGGGGGGGGW, from the coding sequence ATGACGCGGATTGCCGCCTTCCTCGCCCTCTGGCTCTGCCTTCTGGCCGGGGGCGCGGCGCGGGCCGAGGAATATTTCGACAGCTATCATTCCGACATCGCGGTCGCGAGGAACGGCACGCTCACCGTCACCGAGACGATGCGCGTCCATGCTGAGGGCGACCGGATCCGCCGCGGCATCTACCGCGACTTCCCGCTGACCTTCACCGATGCGGACGGCCGCGAGAAGGAGGTCGGCTTCAGGATCCTGGGCGTCGAGCGCGACGGGCGCCCGGAGCCCTACCACACGGAAAGCATCCGCCGCGGCGTCCGCATCTTCTTCGGCTCGTCGGACACGCGCCTCGAACCGGGCTTCCACGATTACCGCCTGACCTACGAGACGACGCGGCAGATCCGCTTCTTCGACACGCACGACGAGCTGTTCTGGAACGTCACCGGCACGGAATGGGCCTTCCCGATCCGCCGGGCGAGCGCCACGGTGACGATGCCCCCGGGCGTCAGCGCCAGTGAGCTCACCTATTTCACCGGCCCCTTCGGCGCGACGGACAGGAACGCCCGCGCGGAAAACCGAGGCGAGCGGGCGCTGTTCGAGACGACACGCCCGCTCGGGCCGCAGGAGGGCCTGACGATCGGCGTGAAGATGCCGGCGGGAAGCATCGACAAGCCGACGGCGGCCGAGGAACGCGCCCTGTTCTTCAAGGACAACCGCGATCTCTTCCTCGCCCTCGGCGGCTTCGTCGTCGTTCTCTTCTATTACCTCTGGGCATGGCGCGCCGTCGGGCGCGATCCGCCGCGCGGCGTGGTCGTGCCCCGCTGGGATGCGCCGGAGGGCATCTCCCCGGCGCTCGTCAACTATATCGACGGGAAGGGGTTTGGCGGCCACGGCTGGACGGCGGTCTCCGCCGCCTTCCTCAGCCTCGCCGTCAAGGGCCTGGTCGAACTCGGCGACCTCAGGAACTCCATCACCGTCACGCGCACGGACAAGCCGGTGCCCGCCCGCCTGCCGACCGGGGAGGCGACCCTGCTTGCGGCCCTGCCGGCGGCAGGCAGCGCCTTCGTCATCGAGAAGTCGAACGGCAGGAGCGTGCAGAAGCTCGGCGCCGATTTCCGCGACGCGATGGAGAAGGAGCACCGGCTGAAATATTACCACGCCAACTGGCCGCAGGTGATTCTCGGCATCGTGCTCTCGCTGGCCTGCCTCGCCGCGCTCCTCGTCTTCGGCTCGCTGCCGGAGGAGGGCGCCGTGCTCGTCATCCTGCCCGTCTTCGCCTCGGTCTTCGTGTCCGTCTTCGCGGTCGGGCTCGGGCAGAATCTCCGGCAGGCGAAGACGCTCGGCGCGCGCATATTCGCCGTCGCGCTCATTGCCTTCGTCGGTTTCGTCCTCTTGACGGTCTTCGGCGGGATCGCCCTTGCGGTCTTCGCCTCGATGGAAGCGGCAGGGCAGTTGCCGCTCTTTGCCGCCGTCGGCGGCATCGTCGTGACCAACCTGGTCTTCTTCTTCCTGATGGGTGCGCCGACGCCGCTCGGGCGCAAGATGATGGACGGCATCGACGGGCTGCGCCAATACCTGACGCTCGCCGAAAGCGACCGCATGAACATGGCCGGCGCGCCGGAAATGTCGCCGCGCCATTACGAGACGCTGCTGCCCTACGCGGTGGCGCTCGGCGTCGAAAAGCCCTGGTCGCAGGCCTTCGACCGCTGGCTGCTGACAGCGGCCGCCGCCGGGGCCGCTGCAGCCTACCAGCCGGCCTGGTATCACGGCGACGGCTTTTCCTCCGGCAGCTTCTCCGACCGGATGGGCGGCTTTGCCGGCTCCATGGCCGGTACGATGCGCTCCTCGCTGCCCGATCCGCCGAAGAGTTCGTCCTCCGGCTTTTCCTCGGGCGGCGGCTCGTCTGGCGGCGGCGGTGGCGGAGGCGGCGGAGGCGGCTGGTAG
- a CDS encoding glycoside hydrolase family 25 protein — MNPKLLSGLAALLLSPALPAGAADVEPWKKPENAIVIDAYELNEIDWSQMLSDKRIAGFISKASDGLPESYSCKGDHGGDTFAHCKTMWRKYAVSRELYETRRLLARSKGLLWGAYHLARPGNPVDQANHFLAYANPRDDEMMVLDIEGLDPASYMSLEDAQVFAGHIKTRTGRYPVLYTNHATARHIAANRDRYRILSRLPLWYARYRPGIVGSFPMGNWDNYALWQFSAAANCTKRRCPYRVKGTENDIDVNVAPMDKAALRQVWAFGSLLPEKPFEALDTMLTASIPATGALKASVEAAAATGAVAQTTGAVTLASGTSATFSISVAAEAGAGLAAASTATVTPGHRLVEVTPLNYQDL; from the coding sequence ATGAACCCGAAGCTGCTTTCCGGCCTCGCCGCCCTCCTCCTATCGCCGGCTCTTCCGGCAGGCGCCGCGGATGTGGAGCCGTGGAAGAAGCCGGAAAACGCCATCGTCATCGATGCCTACGAACTGAACGAGATCGACTGGTCGCAGATGCTGTCCGACAAGCGCATCGCCGGCTTCATCTCGAAGGCCTCGGACGGGCTGCCGGAAAGCTATAGCTGCAAGGGCGACCATGGCGGCGACACGTTCGCCCATTGCAAGACCATGTGGCGCAAATATGCGGTGAGCCGGGAGCTCTACGAGACCCGCCGGCTGCTTGCCCGCTCGAAGGGCCTGCTGTGGGGCGCCTACCATCTGGCGCGGCCCGGCAACCCGGTCGACCAGGCAAACCACTTCCTCGCCTATGCCAATCCACGCGACGACGAGATGATGGTGCTCGACATCGAGGGCCTCGATCCCGCCAGCTACATGTCTCTGGAAGATGCGCAGGTCTTTGCCGGCCATATCAAGACGCGCACCGGCCGCTACCCGGTCCTCTATACAAACCATGCGACCGCCCGCCATATCGCCGCCAACCGCGACAGGTACCGCATCCTCTCGCGCCTGCCGCTCTGGTATGCCCGCTACCGGCCGGGCATCGTGGGCAGCTTCCCGATGGGCAACTGGGACAATTACGCGCTCTGGCAGTTCTCCGCCGCCGCCAACTGCACGAAGCGCCGCTGCCCCTATCGCGTCAAGGGCACGGAAAACGACATCGACGTCAATGTGGCCCCGATGGACAAGGCAGCGCTGCGGCAGGTCTGGGCCTTCGGCAGCCTGCTGCCGGAAAAGCCCTTCGAGGCGCTGGACACCATGCTCACCGCCTCCATTCCCGCCACCGGGGCGCTGAAGGCCTCCGTCGAGGCCGCGGCAGCAACCGGCGCGGTGGCGCAGACGACAGGCGCGGTCACGCTGGCTTCCGGCACGTCCGCGACCTTTTCCATCAGCGTCGCGGCCGAAGCCGGCGCCGGCCTTGCGGCCGCGAGCACGGCGACGGTCACGCCCGGCCACCGCCTCGTCGAGGTCACGCCGCTCAACTACCAGGACCTCTGA
- a CDS encoding BA14K family protein, whose translation MRLTSKCLVVAISALFAATPVVPAQAMPLPVVKVQQADNGLAVQRVDDRRYWRKFRNSRTSGWSQNSERRWSGQRMYRHHRYDRGRYYDRRYYRHGPRYGYYRHRDNAWVPFAAMGMGALIGSAIANDRAYAGGSSHVNWCANRYRSYRAYDNTFQPYNGPRRQCVSPYR comes from the coding sequence ATGAGACTCACAAGCAAATGCCTCGTCGTCGCCATTTCGGCGCTGTTTGCCGCAACGCCCGTCGTGCCGGCGCAGGCGATGCCCCTGCCGGTCGTGAAGGTTCAGCAGGCGGATAACGGATTGGCCGTGCAGCGCGTCGATGACCGGCGCTACTGGCGCAAGTTCCGCAATTCGCGCACGAGCGGCTGGAGCCAGAACAGCGAACGCCGCTGGTCCGGCCAGCGCATGTACCGGCACCACCGCTATGACCGCGGGCGCTACTACGACCGGCGCTATTACCGCCACGGTCCGCGCTATGGCTACTACCGCCACCGCGACAATGCATGGGTTCCCTTCGCCGCCATGGGCATGGGCGCCCTGATCGGCAGCGCGATCGCCAACGACCGCGCCTATGCCGGCGGCAGCTCGCATGTGAACTGGTGCGCCAACCGCTACCGCTCGTACCGGGCCTATGACAACACGTTCCAGCCCTATAACGGCCCGCGCCGCCAGTGCGTCTCGCCTTACCGCTGA
- a CDS encoding acyl-CoA dehydrogenase — translation MYKAPVEEIAFTLKHVAGLAPALENGRLGDLTDDLVDAILSEAGRFATEEVAPLAEIGDRQGARLVDGAVKTPDGWPALYKAWAQGGWNSLTAAPDFGGQGLPHMLHVAALEMWNGGSMAFAIGPTLTIGAVEALTAHGSDHLKATYLPKMVSGEWMGSMNLTEPHAGSDLGVMKTRAERRDDGTYRIFGQKIFITYGEHDFTDNIVHLVLARLPDAPAGTRGISLFLVPKFLVNEDGSLGPRNDAYCHSIEHKLGIHGSPTCTMIYGDGRFGEEPGAIGWLIGEENRGLACMFTMMNNARLAVGMQGVAIAEAATQKAIAYAKERTQGKAPGWHGSGMSPIIEHPDVARMLLTMKVLTQGARAITYACAHAVDLSHGEEARHWSERASLLTPVAKSFATDAGVDVSSLGVQVHGGMGFIEETGAARLYRDARIAPIYEGTNGIQAIDLVTRKLPLSDGNHIRGFIAELRDIAASARAANAPALGETGARLEASIADLEAATEWLLATLADGRQAEALAGATPYQRLFGLVLTGAYLAKGALADGGDGRNGERAALCRFAAENVIGETAALKERVVCGAASLQAARVVLE, via the coding sequence ATGTACAAGGCGCCGGTCGAGGAGATTGCGTTCACGCTGAAACATGTGGCGGGGCTGGCGCCCGCCCTTGAGAACGGCCGTCTCGGCGACCTGACGGACGACCTCGTCGACGCCATCCTTTCCGAAGCCGGCCGCTTCGCCACCGAGGAGGTCGCCCCGCTCGCCGAGATCGGCGACAGGCAGGGCGCCCGCCTCGTCGACGGCGCCGTGAAGACGCCGGACGGCTGGCCCGCGCTCTACAAGGCCTGGGCGCAGGGCGGCTGGAATTCACTGACGGCCGCGCCCGACTTCGGCGGGCAGGGGCTGCCCCACATGCTGCACGTCGCCGCGCTGGAAATGTGGAACGGCGGCTCCATGGCCTTCGCCATCGGTCCGACGCTGACCATCGGCGCCGTCGAGGCGCTCACCGCGCACGGCTCCGACCATCTCAAGGCCACCTACCTGCCGAAGATGGTCTCCGGCGAATGGATGGGGTCGATGAACCTCACGGAGCCCCATGCCGGCTCCGACCTCGGCGTCATGAAGACCCGCGCCGAGCGGCGCGACGACGGCACCTACCGCATCTTCGGCCAGAAGATCTTCATCACCTACGGCGAGCACGACTTCACCGACAACATCGTGCACCTCGTCCTCGCCCGCCTGCCCGATGCGCCCGCCGGCACGCGCGGCATCTCGCTGTTCCTCGTGCCGAAGTTCCTCGTCAACGAGGACGGATCGCTCGGCCCCCGCAACGACGCCTACTGCCACTCCATCGAGCACAAGCTCGGCATCCACGGCTCGCCGACCTGCACGATGATCTACGGCGATGGCCGCTTCGGCGAGGAGCCGGGCGCCATCGGCTGGCTCATCGGCGAGGAGAACCGCGGCCTTGCCTGCATGTTCACCATGATGAACAACGCCCGCCTCGCCGTCGGCATGCAGGGCGTGGCGATCGCCGAGGCCGCGACGCAGAAGGCGATCGCCTATGCGAAGGAGCGCACGCAGGGCAAGGCGCCCGGCTGGCACGGCTCGGGCATGAGCCCGATCATCGAGCACCCCGACGTTGCCCGCATGCTCCTGACGATGAAGGTCCTGACCCAGGGCGCCCGCGCCATCACCTATGCCTGCGCCCACGCCGTCGACCTGTCGCATGGCGAGGAGGCGCGGCACTGGTCCGAGCGCGCGAGTCTCCTCACCCCCGTCGCGAAAAGCTTCGCCACCGATGCCGGCGTCGATGTTTCCTCGCTCGGCGTGCAGGTGCATGGCGGCATGGGCTTCATCGAGGAGACGGGCGCGGCCCGCCTCTACCGCGACGCCCGCATCGCGCCGATCTACGAGGGCACCAACGGCATCCAGGCCATCGACCTCGTCACGCGCAAGCTGCCGCTCTCCGACGGCAACCACATCCGCGGCTTCATCGCCGAGTTGCGCGACATTGCCGCGAGCGCGCGCGCCGCGAATGCCCCGGCACTCGGCGAGACGGGCGCGCGCCTCGAAGCCAGCATCGCCGATCTCGAAGCCGCCACCGAATGGCTGCTCGCCACGCTCGCCGATGGCCGGCAGGCCGAAGCGCTTGCCGGTGCCACGCCCTACCAGCGCCTCTTCGGTCTCGTGCTCACCGGCGCGTACCTTGCCAAGGGCGCGCTCGCCGACGGTGGCGACGGCCGCAACGGCGAACGCGCCGCGCTCTGCCGCTTCGCCGCCGAGAACGTCATCGGCGAGACGGCGGCGCTGAAGGAACGGGTGGTTTGCGGTGCCGCGAGCCTGCAAGCGGCGCGCGTGGTGCTGGAATAA
- a CDS encoding crotonase/enoyl-CoA hydratase family protein: MTDHILIERPQGAPGVQVIRLDRAEKKNAITRAMYKAMTDALKAGVADESVRATLFLGSEGCFSAGNDLNDFMAFAMGGTMGREVIDFLHALAAHGKPLVSGVDGLAIGIGTTIHLHCDLTYASDRTQFRTPFVDLALVPEAASSLLAPRLMGHQRAFALLAAGEAFSAAAARDAGLVYAVVEPAAVEAEALAAAARLAAKPPKALSIARSLMRGDGADVAARIDEEAGHFAAQLKSPEARAAFEAFMARGRG, encoded by the coding sequence ATGACCGACCATATCCTGATCGAGCGCCCGCAGGGCGCCCCCGGCGTGCAGGTGATCCGCCTCGACCGCGCGGAAAAGAAGAATGCCATCACCCGCGCCATGTACAAGGCGATGACCGATGCGCTGAAGGCGGGCGTCGCGGACGAGAGCGTGCGGGCAACGCTCTTCCTCGGCTCGGAGGGCTGCTTTTCCGCCGGAAACGACCTCAACGACTTCATGGCCTTCGCCATGGGCGGCACGATGGGCCGCGAGGTGATCGATTTCCTCCACGCGCTCGCTGCGCACGGCAAGCCGCTGGTTTCCGGCGTCGACGGCCTTGCCATCGGCATCGGCACGACGATCCATCTCCATTGCGACCTGACCTATGCCTCGGACCGCACGCAGTTCCGCACGCCCTTCGTCGATCTCGCCCTCGTGCCGGAGGCGGCATCGAGCCTGCTCGCCCCGCGCCTGATGGGCCACCAGCGTGCCTTCGCGCTGCTCGCGGCGGGTGAAGCCTTCTCCGCGGCCGCCGCCCGCGATGCCGGCCTCGTCTATGCCGTGGTCGAGCCCGCGGCCGTGGAGGCCGAGGCGCTCGCCGCCGCGGCCCGCCTTGCCGCCAAGCCGCCGAAGGCCCTTTCCATCGCCCGCAGCCTCATGCGCGGCGACGGCGCGGACGTCGCGGCGCGGATCGACGAGGAGGCCGGCCACTTCGCGGCGCAATTGAAAAGCCCGGAAGCGCGCGCCGCCTTCGAGGCCTTCATGGCGCGGGGCAGGGGGTGA
- a CDS encoding methyl-accepting chemotaxis protein: protein MTRILVVASLVVIAAFTGFSLYIDSLQRSVLTKSVEESIDSSGKQAAQSIANWLNARVALTEMAANAAARTADPAGIEAVLDNQVLISQFISTYVGDEAGVFTQWPKSDMPEGYDPRQRPWYQDAVKANGSVLTEPYVDASTGDLVITAALPIKRDGKLAGVAGSDFSLKSLVDMVNSVDLGGAGFAFLVSKDGQILVHQDKALVTRSLADAFPQKTPAIGGGITYTTYAGKPALVSFVPVTGLPSVEWYLGFTIDSGVAFAAIDQFRIAATIATVLAVIGMMGFLATVLSRLVVRPVKDMTAAMDKLASGDVETDIPGEERRDEIGRMAAAVAVFRDNAIERARLETAAEEGRVLSESERREREAMKAREAAEIRHAVEALADGLGRLADGDLAHRIETPFAGHLDRLRTDFNHSLAKLHTAMTTVGQNARAIDAGATEIRSAADDLARRTEQQAASVEETAAALEEITTTVKDSTRRAEEVGSLVSRTRTGAEKSGEVVRRAVSAMQGIEKSSHEISNIIGVIDDIAFQTNLLALNAGVEAARAGEAGKGFAVVAQEVRELAQRSANAAKEIKTLITASGEQVRSGVALVDETGAALEAIVREVQEINGHVNAIVTSAREQSTGLQEINTAVNTMDQGTQQNAAMVEEQTAASHGLAAEAAALNALLAQFRLGQGEAATAAPARRAA, encoded by the coding sequence ATGACGCGCATCCTCGTCGTCGCGTCCCTCGTCGTCATCGCCGCCTTCACCGGCTTCTCCCTCTATATCGACAGCCTGCAGCGCTCCGTGCTGACGAAATCCGTCGAGGAAAGCATCGACAGCTCCGGCAAGCAGGCCGCCCAGAGCATCGCCAACTGGCTGAACGCTCGCGTGGCGCTGACCGAGATGGCCGCCAACGCCGCCGCCCGGACCGCCGATCCTGCCGGCATCGAGGCCGTCCTCGACAACCAGGTCCTCATCAGCCAGTTCATCTCCACCTATGTCGGCGACGAGGCGGGCGTCTTCACGCAATGGCCGAAGTCGGACATGCCGGAAGGCTACGATCCGCGCCAGCGCCCCTGGTACCAGGATGCCGTCAAGGCGAATGGCAGCGTGCTGACCGAGCCCTATGTCGATGCCTCGACCGGCGACCTCGTCATCACAGCGGCGCTTCCCATCAAGCGCGACGGCAAGCTTGCCGGCGTTGCCGGCAGCGACTTCTCGCTCAAGTCCCTCGTCGACATGGTCAACTCCGTCGATCTCGGCGGGGCGGGCTTCGCCTTCCTCGTCAGCAAGGACGGCCAGATCCTCGTGCACCAGGACAAGGCGCTCGTCACCAGGTCGCTTGCCGATGCCTTCCCGCAGAAGACGCCCGCCATCGGCGGCGGCATCACCTACACGACCTATGCCGGCAAGCCGGCGCTCGTCTCCTTCGTGCCGGTCACGGGCCTGCCGTCGGTGGAGTGGTATCTCGGCTTCACCATCGACAGCGGCGTGGCATTTGCGGCCATCGACCAGTTCCGCATCGCCGCGACCATCGCCACGGTTCTCGCCGTCATCGGCATGATGGGCTTCCTCGCCACCGTGCTCTCGCGCCTCGTCGTGCGCCCGGTCAAGGACATGACGGCCGCCATGGACAAGCTCGCCTCCGGCGATGTCGAGACGGACATCCCCGGCGAGGAGCGCCGTGACGAGATCGGCCGCATGGCCGCCGCCGTCGCCGTGTTCCGCGACAATGCCATCGAGCGCGCGCGCCTCGAGACCGCCGCCGAGGAGGGCCGCGTGCTCTCCGAAAGCGAGCGCCGCGAGCGCGAGGCGATGAAGGCCCGCGAAGCGGCCGAGATCCGGCACGCCGTCGAGGCGCTGGCGGACGGCCTCGGCCGCCTTGCCGACGGCGATCTCGCTCACCGCATCGAAACCCCCTTCGCCGGTCATCTCGACCGCCTGCGCACCGACTTCAACCACTCTCTCGCGAAGTTGCACACGGCGATGACGACGGTCGGCCAGAACGCCCGCGCCATCGATGCCGGCGCCACGGAAATCCGCTCTGCCGCCGACGACCTCGCCCGCCGCACCGAGCAGCAGGCCGCGTCCGTCGAGGAGACCGCCGCCGCGCTGGAGGAGATCACCACCACCGTGAAGGACTCGACCCGCCGGGCCGAGGAGGTGGGCTCGCTCGTCTCGCGCACCCGCACCGGCGCCGAAAAGTCGGGCGAAGTGGTGCGCCGGGCCGTCTCGGCCATGCAGGGCATCGAGAAGTCCTCGCACGAGATCTCCAACATCATCGGCGTCATCGACGACATCGCCTTCCAGACGAACCTGCTGGCGCTCAATGCCGGCGTCGAGGCTGCCCGCGCGGGCGAGGCCGGCAAGGGCTTTGCGGTCGTGGCGCAGGAAGTGCGCGAGCTCGCCCAGCGCTCGGCCAATGCCGCCAAGGAGATCAAGACGCTGATCACCGCCTCCGGCGAGCAGGTCCGCTCCGGCGTGGCGCTGGTCGACGAAACGGGCGCGGCCCTTGAGGCCATCGTCCGCGAGGTGCAGGAGATCAACGGCCACGTCAACGCCATCGTGACCTCCGCCCGCGAACAGTCGACCGGCCTCCAGGAGATCAACACCGCCGTCAACACGATGGACCAGGGCACCCAGCAGAATGCCGCCATGGTGGAGGAACAGACCGCCGCCAGCCATGGCCTCGCCGCCGAAGCCGCCGCGCTCAACGCCCTCCTGGCCCAGTTCAGGCTCGGCCAGGGCGAAGCAGCCACCGCCGCTCCTGCCCGACGCGCGGCGTGA
- a CDS encoding type II toxin-antitoxin system prevent-host-death family antitoxin codes for MTITTLSSREFQQNANQAQKAARSGPVFITNRGRTAHVLLSYEEYQRIMGNRRSIVEALSMPGIEDTELEIPRAREMPRPADLS; via the coding sequence ATGACCATCACAACCTTGTCGAGCCGCGAGTTCCAGCAGAACGCCAATCAGGCGCAAAAGGCCGCGCGCAGCGGTCCCGTCTTCATCACCAATCGGGGCCGGACGGCACATGTTCTGCTTAGCTACGAGGAATACCAGCGTATCATGGGAAACCGACGGAGCATTGTCGAGGCGCTGTCCATGCCGGGAATAGAGGATACGGAACTCGAAATCCCCCGCGCTCGAGAAATGCCGCGTCCGGCTGACCTGTCCTGA
- a CDS encoding type II toxin-antitoxin system VapC family toxin encodes MFLLDTNVISELRKAGGGKADPNVVAWLAGQDASTCYVSAITLMELDLGILLMERRDPAQGARLRTWMADYVLPEFSERTIPIERAVALACARLHVPDPRPERDAFIAASALVHGMTLVTRNVADFTPMGVTIVNPWDEPA; translated from the coding sequence ATGTTCCTGCTCGATACGAATGTCATTTCCGAATTGCGCAAGGCGGGCGGTGGAAAAGCGGATCCGAACGTCGTCGCCTGGCTGGCCGGCCAGGACGCGTCGACGTGCTATGTTTCGGCGATCACTCTCATGGAGCTGGATCTCGGAATCCTGCTGATGGAGCGACGTGATCCTGCCCAGGGCGCTCGCTTGCGCACCTGGATGGCGGATTACGTTCTTCCGGAGTTTTCGGAACGCACGATTCCTATCGAACGGGCCGTTGCACTGGCCTGCGCACGACTGCATGTGCCCGATCCCCGGCCAGAACGGGACGCATTCATCGCCGCAAGCGCTCTCGTCCACGGGATGACGCTCGTGACGCGGAACGTGGCGGATTTCACGCCCATGGGCGTTACCATCGTCAATCCATGGGACGAGCCCGCATGA